From the uncultured Methanomethylovorans sp. genome, the window AGCACAACAATGAAATCAAAACATGTTAACAGGAATAATAAAGTTGACAGTGGCGATATTAGAAGTAATTATAGAAATAATTTAATGATAACACATACAAATTTCATTATACGAAATAAAATAATACTATTATTGACTCTTCTAATTATTTTTGTTTTTTTGACTATATCCGTACAAGCAGCTGTTCCTAAGGAAGAATGGAAAAAAAATTATAGTACAAATTTTAATTATGGATTTTCAGCTGCTATTACTTCAGACGGAGGATCTATTATAGTAGGAACAGTAGATAGTAATAGTACTAATGGATATCATGATGTATTCATGATCAAAACCGATAGCAATGGCAATGAAGAATGGAAGAAGATATTTGGTGGTTCGGCAGAGGAGTTAGTGTATTCAGTTTCTAATACATCGGACGGAGGATTCATAATTGCAGGAAGTTATTATGGATCCAGTGGTATGAATGGTGCTTGGTTAGTTAAATTTGATTCTAATGGCAACCAAGAGTGGAATCATATATATGGGGGCCATAAAGCATATTCAGTATCTCAGACATCAGATGGAGGATATGTGTTTGGGGGGCATATATGGGGTGGATATAGTCAACGAAGTCCATGGATGTTAAAAACTGATACTAATGGTATTGAACAATTTAACAAGACATATAGTAGTGGACTTTATACATATTCCGGAGACAGTGGATATATATACTCAGTTATGCAAACATCAGATGGAGGATACATACTCGCTGGAGATACAGAAAGTGATGCTACTGGAGGTACGTGGTTGATTAAAACTGATGGTAATGGTAATATGAAATGGAGTAGGCAATTTGGTACATCAGGTTTAGACTATTTATCTTCAGTTATTCAGACGTCAGATGGAGGATATGTAGTCATACAAAACGGTATAGATTATTATAATAGTTTTCATCTTATCAAAACTGATAATTATGGCATCCAAGAGTGGGATAGAACTTTTAGTGGGGAAAAATGTCGTGCACATTCAGTTTCTCAGACTTTAGATGGGGGATATATAATTGCTGGAGAAATTATTTATGACTACAGTAATTTTGATGCATGTTTAATCAAAACAAATAGTAGTGGATATGAGCAGTGGAGTAAGATTTCTAATGAGATTGGAAAAGAGAGTGGTTTTTTCGCGACCCAGACTTCAGATGGTGGATATATATTTGCAGGAGGTCGCCATCTTGAGTATTGGGATGATGAAACATTTCTAATTAAATATGATAGTGATTCTGATTTAAACTTTACCAGCTATCCATCTAAAATTCGTATATCTGACAACGTCGAATTCAACGCATCCCAATATGTTAGTTCTACAGACAGTATTACTTGGGACTTTGGCGATGGTGAAACAAATTCATCAAATAGTCCAATTGTCTATCATAGTTATTCTGAACCTGGATCATATACTGCAAAATTAACTGTTACAGACTCTACAGGTAAAGGAGTAACGAAATCTCAATTTGTCAATATCACAATTCCTGTAGTTCTCGTGCATGGATTCATGAGTTCATCAGAGACTTGGGTGGATATGTCTAGTGCATTGCAGGAAAATGATTTTGAGGTATGGAATTTCGATTATGGAGATTCGAGTACTCAAAATCCACAGGATATTGTTCCCAAGCTTTCTGACTATATTGACGAAAAACGCAATGATCTATCGTATAATGGACAGAAATATAATGGAAGTATAGACATTGTGTGCCATTCCATGGGAGCAATAGTATCTCGACTATACATGGAGAATTATCAAGGAGGTATCCATGGAAAAGAAGTTAGACAATGGATCGGTATTGCTCCGGCTCATGGAGGTTCAGCTGGCGCAGATTGTTACATGTCAGAAGAACAATTTTCAGTTACATATCCCAAGATTTATAAGTTAACAAAATGGTTATCACCTGGTTTTTATGCTAAATGGTATAGATTATATCTGAAAATTGGTCCAGCTGTAAATGAACTCAAAACCGATAGTGACTCGGTCAAAATACTTTCGACAGGATCCTTATCTCAAAATACCAAATATCGGGTTCTTGTCGGATGGAATCCTACGCATTCCAAGGCTTTTGGAAATGGCACTCTTTCAGCTACGCTTGCAAAAAGGACATCTGGATCTGGTTCTCTGTATTATTGGACTTATTCTGGTGATATGATCGTAGCAACAGCGCAAAGTTATGATGCGAGAATAAAGAATTTTGAAGCGTTTCCAATTGATGGAAAGCTTGGTAGTTCACCGGCAGAAGAGTTTGACCACGTACATATAACTAAATCCCCAACAGTCATACAATATGTTATTGGATGTTTAAAAGATATCAATAAATCCTCTTCAAACACATTGCCTTCGGATGATGAAATTCAATCTTTAACTTTCTTTCAAAAGAGAATTGTAGGTATTCTACATGATAAACAGCAGGTTAATCTTCCTGTCCCTAAACTGATTTCTACAAGTTCAAATGCAGTATCAAACCTGAATGTAGTGTCAAATAGTCTGACAAACGCACAAGACACTTCAAGCTCTCAGGAAAATGTAGTACTGGATGTTATTCTTGAATGGGATGACGGAGATGTTTCTGTAAATTTAATATCTCCCAGTGGAACTGTATATTCAGCAGATTCTCATGCAAGTAATGTCGGGTACTTCAAGGACGAAAACTCGCTTAATTACATTGTTCCTGATCCAGAAAGTGGCAATTGGACTGCAGAGTTGATTCCTGAGGAATACCCAGGACATGATATCCACTATAATCTTACTTACTCTCTTGAAAGTATCGGCAGTGATGGATCAAACTATTATCCAGTGGCCAATTTCACTACCAATGTAACTACTGGCTTTGCACCACTTACAGTGCAGTTTACTGATCTGTCAACTAATGCAATTTCATGGAAATGGGACTTTGGAGATGGAACATCTTCAACTGAACAGGATCCTGTGCACATTTATACCAAAGAAGGGAGCTATACTGTAAGCCTGAATTCAAGCAATTCAATTGGATACAGTACAAAGCAAACAACAATTGCAGTAAAGAGCAATTCCGTTAGTACAAGTACAGCTTCATATTCACCGACATATGATAACAGACTTCGTTCAGGATCTCCGACAAGTGTGCTTTCTACAACTACTTATCTTGATATAGGACGGAGCTCAGCTACAGTAAGAGATTTGCTATTATTCGATCTGAGCAGTTACAAAACTACAGATACGATATCAAAAGCAACTCTGTCTCTCTATTGGTATTATCCTGCAGGAGCAACACGTACTTCTGAGACTGTAGTCGAGGTTTATAGACCTGTTGAGTGGGATCCAAAGTATGTGACCTGGAACTCAAGGGCATCAGGTACCCTTTGGACTACTGCAGGTGGAAACTGGTACGATAAGAATGCAGTATCTCAAGGTACTACTCCATATGCTTCTACGACATTCACTGCCAGTACTGTGCCTGATAACAAGTACTATGAATTTGATGTCACTCAGCTTGTACAGGAGTATGTAAGTGGAAAATATGCTAATACTGGTTTCTTCCTGAAAGCAAAGACTGAAAGTGGAAACTATATTGCATTCTATAGTTCTGAGGCATCGAATACAGCTGTAAGACCAAAGCTAACCATAACTTCAGTTTCAGGTTCAACTTCAGTAGATAATCCACCGGTTGCAAATGCAGGAGCTGATAAAACGGCTACTGTTGGAACATCTGTGACCTTTGATGGAAGTGCTTCAACTGATGATAAGGGCATAGCTTCTTATTCCTGGGACTTTGATTTATCCAATGGAATTACAGCTGAAGCAACTACAATGATAGCTTCCAAGACATATACAACAGTAGGTACTTACACTGCAACCTTGACTGTCACAGATACAGCAGGTCAAAAGTCTACAGATACAGTACAGATAGTTGTCAATAGTGCTACAAGTCCAGTTAGTACTGTCTCATATTCACCTACATATGATAACAGGTTGCGTTCCGCTTCTCCTACAAGTGTTCTTTCTACAACTACTTATCTGGATATCGGAAGAAGTTCAGCGACAATAAGAGATTTGCTATTATTTGATCTGAGTAGTTACAAGACCACAGATACGATCTCAAAAGCAACTTTGTCTTTGTATTGGTACTATCCTGCAGGAACTACACGCACTTCTGATACCGTTGTTGAAGTATACAGGCCTGTTGAATGGGATCCAAAGTATGTTACATGGAATTCAAGGGTATCAGGTACTCTTTGGACTACTGCAGGAGGTAATTGGTATGATAAGAACAGTATTGCCCAAGGTACTACTCCATATGCATCGGTGACATTTGCAGGTACTAAATTACCTGATAACAAGTACTATGAATTTGATGTCACTCAACTTGTACAGGAGTATGTAAGTGGCAAGTACAAGAATACTGGTTTCTTCCTGAAAGCAAAGACAGAAAGTGGAAATTACAT encodes:
- a CDS encoding alpha/beta fold hydrolase, with protein sequence MTISVQAAVPKEEWKKNYSTNFNYGFSAAITSDGGSIIVGTVDSNSTNGYHDVFMIKTDSNGNEEWKKIFGGSAEELVYSVSNTSDGGFIIAGSYYGSSGMNGAWLVKFDSNGNQEWNHIYGGHKAYSVSQTSDGGYVFGGHIWGGYSQRSPWMLKTDTNGIEQFNKTYSSGLYTYSGDSGYIYSVMQTSDGGYILAGDTESDATGGTWLIKTDGNGNMKWSRQFGTSGLDYLSSVIQTSDGGYVVIQNGIDYYNSFHLIKTDNYGIQEWDRTFSGEKCRAHSVSQTLDGGYIIAGEIIYDYSNFDACLIKTNSSGYEQWSKISNEIGKESGFFATQTSDGGYIFAGGRHLEYWDDETFLIKYDSDSDLNFTSYPSKIRISDNVEFNASQYVSSTDSITWDFGDGETNSSNSPIVYHSYSEPGSYTAKLTVTDSTGKGVTKSQFVNITIPVVLVHGFMSSSETWVDMSSALQENDFEVWNFDYGDSSTQNPQDIVPKLSDYIDEKRNDLSYNGQKYNGSIDIVCHSMGAIVSRLYMENYQGGIHGKEVRQWIGIAPAHGGSAGADCYMSEEQFSVTYPKIYKLTKWLSPGFYAKWYRLYLKIGPAVNELKTDSDSVKILSTGSLSQNTKYRVLVGWNPTHSKAFGNGTLSATLAKRTSGSGSLYYWTYSGDMIVATAQSYDARIKNFEAFPIDGKLGSSPAEEFDHVHITKSPTVIQYVIGCLKDINKSSSNTLPSDDEIQSLTFFQKRIVGILHDKQQVNLPVPKLISTSSNAVSNLNVVSNSLTNAQDTSSSQENVVLDVILEWDDGDVSVNLISPSGTVYSADSHASNVGYFKDENSLNYIVPDPESGNWTAELIPEEYPGHDIHYNLTYSLESIGSDGSNYYPVANFTTNVTTGFAPLTVQFTDLSTNAISWKWDFGDGTSSTEQDPVHIYTKEGSYTVSLNSSNSIGYSTKQTTIAVKSNSVSTSTASYSPTYDNRLRSGSPTSVLSTTTYLDIGRSSATVRDLLLFDLSSYKTTDTISKATLSLYWYYPAGATRTSETVVEVYRPVEWDPKYVTWNSRASGTLWTTAGGNWYDKNAVSQGTTPYASTTFTASTVPDNKYYEFDVTQLVQEYVSGKYANTGFFLKAKTESGNYIAFYSSEASNTAVRPKLTITSVSGSTSVDNPPVANAGADKTATVGTSVTFDGSASTDDKGIASYSWDFDLSNGITAEATTMIASKTYTTVGTYTATLTVTDTAGQKSTDTVQIVVNSATSPVSTVSYSPTYDNRLRSASPTSVLSTTTYLDIGRSSATIRDLLLFDLSSYKTTDTISKATLSLYWYYPAGTTRTSDTVVEVYRPVEWDPKYVTWNSRVSGTLWTTAGGNWYDKNSIAQGTTPYASVTFAGTKLPDNKYYEFDVTQLVQEYVSGKYKNTGFFLKAKTESGNYIAFYSADASNTAVRPKLTITS